Proteins encoded in a region of the Podospora pseudopauciseta strain CBS 411.78 chromosome 6, whole genome shotgun sequence genome:
- a CDS encoding hypothetical protein (COG:S; EggNog:ENOG503P4P9) has product MRPLAPAPARPLPGSSEPSSNLRPVPAKTRSPERRRKCDGKRPTCTECLRRDAVCVYDRPEGATRVDQLKAENSALTSQVSRLERVVDGLRLSTDQDAALLLARLRLGATVDQLAHAVASASTSLSAIPDIATRAVTPGSSIHHDGVEIQHYHPNVLLSTTQEDFLAPTFDRSEFGHIPSNVLAEEIDPRAGSVVVLQTPPQPHAAIDGASEKMHTAGVKIVKIWPFAVGLQGGIALNAPRHIRDNLRIHPNILSDHDRLAAPGTIPRSLFVPRWSMMVAHSDFDGTLRGFLFGFLAEAQARLQEASSPEDVLGTHAHVGALCDRNHFEKAPLLSQWAVRVVHSIMSERRRSMTSFGFMYVLFWVTQWMIMPTEEHFESIPMWLRPTPNQYFMPHPMILDFVIWPALREYVVQFPSFHVGMDWLVVLFDTITCAWPGTVEEALCQDQLTGVTDLTPEAKNVARRLESWSLGPAFIPYMFKAESLVCIRPV; this is encoded by the exons ATGCGCCCGCTGGCGCCAGCACCCGCTCGGCCGTTGCCAGGGAGCAGCGAACCCAGTAGCAACCTCCGGCCCGTGCCTGCCAAAACCAGAAGCCC ggagaggaggcgaaAG TGCGATGGAAAACGCCCAACATGTACCGAATGCCTGCGTCGAGATGCTGTCTGCGTGTATGACAGACCCGAGGGTGCAACCCGAGTCGACCAACTCAAAGCCGAAAACAGTGCTCTTACATCCCAGGTCTCCCGCTTGGAACGCGTCGTCGATGGACTTCGGTTGAGTACAGACCAAGATGCCGCGCTCTTGCTGGCGCGCCTCAGACTAGGAGCCACGGTCGATCAGCTGGCCCATGCCGTGGCTTCAGCTTCCACATCCCTTTCGGCCATACCCGACATCGCCACGCGGGCAGTGACTCCTGGAAGTTCTATTCATCACGATGGAGTCGAGATCCAGCATTACCACCCGAATGTGTTGTTGTCAACCACCCAGGAGGATTTCCTTGCTCCCACCTTCGACCGCAGCGAGTTTGGACACATTCCCTCAAATGTCTTGGCCGAGGAGATTGACCCGAGAGCTGGAAGCGTTGTTGTATTGCAgactcctccccagcctcatGCAGCGATTGACGGGGCTTCCGAGAAGATGCATACCGCCGGCGTGAAGATCGTGAAAATATGGCCATTTGCCGTCGGGCTCCAGGGTGGGATAGCCTTGAACGCGCCTCGGCATATCCGAGACAACCTTCGGATTCATCCCAACATCCTCAGCGACCACGACAGGCTCGCCGCCCCGGGCACCATACCTCGCAGCCTGTTCGTGCCCCGTTGGAGCATGATGGTCGCTCATTCGGATTTCGACGGGACGTTGCGAGGGTTTCTGTTTGGCTTTCTTGCCGAGGCTCAGGCGAGGTTACAAGAGGCGTCGTCGCCAGAGGACGTGTTGGGTACACACGCACATGTGGGGGCCTTGTGCGACCGGAACCATTTCGAAAAGGCCCCGTTGCTGTCGCAGTGGGCCGTCAGGGTTGTTCACAGCATCATGAGCGAGAGGCGTCGCTCCATGACGTCCTTTGGATTCATGTACGTACTGTTCTGGGTGACGCAGTGGATGATTATGCCGACCGAGGAACATTTCGAGTCGATACCCATGTGGCTCCGCCCAACGCCCAACCAGTACTTTATGCCACACCCGATGATCCTGGACTTTGTGATCTGGCCCGCTCTCCGGGAATATGTCGTCCAGTTCCCCTCGTTCCATGTCGGCATGGACTGGCTGGTGGTTTTATTCGACACCATCACCTGTGCGTGGCCAGGCACAGTGGAGGAAGCCCTGTGTCAAGACCAGTTAACCGGCGTGACGGATCTTACCCCTGAGGCAAAG AACGTTGCCAGGCGGCTTGAGAGCTGGTCGCTCGGACCGGCATTCATACCATACATGTTCAAGGCTGAGTCTCTTGTGTGCATCAGGCCAGTGTAA
- a CDS encoding hypothetical protein (COG:S; EggNog:ENOG503P0K3), producing MLRDFFIALLTASTALSAAVPAATACTNPQKRPSWHDMKEADKKAYLAANVCLLKSPQKLNRLPGAKTRWDELVSLHQIHALQIHTTGQFLPYHRYYINILAFLLKECGYSGPLPYWDETRDAGKFSSSPVFDPVTGFGGTGKGSKNCVADGPFANLTVNIGPGFKSQPRCVNRRITNALSTQCGATYVASAISGPTYSQALDAIYSGPHLVGHMALAMMDGDSITSSGDPLFFLHHGFVDKMWWDWQKKDLNTRLKDISGLNAQDPAVGFSEFPGGMEVESAMWGKPTAEILAVTPDPTSGDGDKEITLGHVMSSLGIIPNATVADVMDIKGGYLCYEFV from the coding sequence ATGCTCCGAGATTTCTTCATCGCCCTGCTCACGGCCAGCACCGCTCTCAGCGCCGCCGTGCCCGCAGCCACAGCATGCACCAACCCACAGAAACGTCCTTCATGGCATGACATGAAAGAAGCCGACAAGAAAGCCTACCTCGCCGCCAACGTCTGCCTCCTCAAATCTCCCCAAAAGCTCAACCGCCTCCCCGGCGCCAAAACCCGCTGGGACGAACTTGTCTCTCTTCACCAAATTCACGCCCTGCAAATCCACACCACGGGCCAGTTCCTCCCATATCACCGGTACTACATCAacatcctcgccttcctcctcaaagaATGCGGCTACTCTGGCCCCCTCCCCTACTGGGACGAGACCCGCGACGCAGGCAAattctcctccagccccgTCTTCGATCCCGTCACTGGCTTCGGCGGCACCGGAAAAGGGTCAAAGAACTGCGTGGCTGATGGCCCTTTTGCAAACCTCACCGTCAATATCGGCCCAGGGTTCAAGTCACAACCACGCTGCGTCAACCGGCGCATCACCAACGCCCTCAGCACACAGTGTGGTGCCACCTATGTCGCCTCGGCGATCAGCGGGCCAACCTACAGCCAGGCACTGGACGCCATCTACTCGGGCCCTCATCTCGTCGGGCACATGGCGCTGGCAATGATGGACGGGGACTCAATCACCTCGTCAGGCGACCCGTTGTTCTTTTTGCATCACGGCTTCGTGGACAAGATGTGGTGGGACTGGCAGAAGAAAGATCTCAATACGAGGCTCAAGGACATCAGCGGGCTCAACGCGCAGGATCCGGCGGTGGGGTTTTCCGAGTTTCCGGGTGGTATGGAGGTGGAATCTGCCATGTGGGGGAAGCCTACTGCTGAGATTTTGGCCGTGACGCCGGATCCGACgagtggtgatggggacaAGGAGATTACTTTGGGGCATGTCATGTCTTCGTTGGGGATCATTCCGAATGCGACGGTGGCGGATGTGATGGATATCAAGGGGGGTTATTTGTGTTATGAGTTTGTGTAG
- a CDS encoding hypothetical protein (COG:S; EggNog:ENOG503Q0AA), with protein sequence MEAIFLIRSVLETVSLPQDSPRDMQTLFHITHGNFESVPSSPSTEELYRILVLADKYALSRKLGPWVSRWLKAIRDRSEEEVRTEERVWMMRIGWNLGVEKLYLMQLKDFIPRACFVPAPAESNQVEQSGSKKAATTKEEGSEQQTRSGDTSQSQNEEIKAWLLRTEDDN encoded by the coding sequence ATGGAagccatcttcctcatccgGTCTGTCTTGGAGACCGTGTCATTGCCTCAGGACTCACCCCGCGATATGCAAACCTTGTTCCATATCACACACGGCAATTTTGAATCTGTTCCTTCATCTCCGTCGACAGAGGAATTATACCGCATCCTTGTGTTGGCGGACAAATACGCCCTATCTCGGAAGCTCGGCCCCTGGGTTTCGCGATGGCTCAAGGCTATACGAGACAGATCGGAGGAAGAGGTCAGGACAGAAGAAAGAGTGTGGATGATGCGTATTGGCTGGAACTTGGGTGTTGAGAAGTTGTATTTGATGCAGTTGAAAGACTTCATTCCTCGAGCTTGTTTTGTCCCAGCTCCTGCTGAATCCAATCAGGTCGAGCAAAGTGGAAGCAAAAAAGCAGCTACAACAAAAGAGGAAGGATCGGAACAGCAGACTAGGTCTGGAGACACCAGCCAATCCCAAAACGAGGAAATCAAAGCGTGGTTGCTTAGAACCGAGGACGACAACTGA
- a CDS encoding hypothetical protein (EggNog:ENOG503P2YQ) — protein sequence MIFPRSSALATGLIGLTPLTAAFGTINEPVILGQHNEHEMVTRLAFQCPSGQKSDGVCFEARSLDQLAGYHREVMGVALPGAGFNGAVGAPDTLDPVPEGPEAHCDDADFVDVPGYPQSRKEANTNLQKCVDHLRARFRQAWVSAEMLVDERRRIRPGEVELTNAFGGDCNFAFPSLQINVFARAKCSTLEGFGRALHGVQDFYSHSNWADETDISKPISETNPPGLALHGTAKFLDLRASGPIPDDQIPYNLTTGCFTIPDGTPGSGDCAGRVTHHALNKDHGVIHLDGTFGDAGPGSPRSEAISRNFENAVRVAVQSSKETWAAFREHLREQYGTVAGNLMICALVRDDPIKDCRKRMAVIALDASSRSGAVEASGLQVQIAQEFKLKLSSHGLDRIEVMEFAEAPKIVHPMGFPESVTFSELDTKGRTNIGNALDVAIDDIIQSQPDTYTDRGAVVLLTAGAEPENTKENQELAEYALAQVERAAKEGVRIHFGCINPPRPFNDDPDRSWHECAPGHSIIPAVLKTGGTFAYINHVAGRPDLTPAPHFISTIMSRGLTSTDEYEPELTRIYPGITIAALLSAEDYPSKSLFYPASPSERINITIRDRALDGQGVANGGGGCFSITLRDRKLDDLKIAAYTSCGTEPLMLNYEALQDVHLLVVAELGDPHHPQQEGSPSPQGVVFTLELSSNMPAKNETSTMTTSSVVSSKATLKMTEEAGIKTEEFLTSETVEVFEEAATVNGTASTTSEGSHTVSGGDGVTGSAMPAQEAMVTGKESMAGMEDVYVTTIAGNFSREDADDIPDLR from the exons ATGATCTTCCCTCGTTCCTCCGCCCTGGCCACGGGGCTGATAGGGCTGACCCCACTCACAGCTGCTTTCGGGACCATCAACGAACCG GTAATCCTCGGCCAGCATAATGAACATGAAATGGTTACACGACTCGCCTTTCAGTGCCCAAGTGGCCAGAAAAGCGATGGGGTGTGTTTTGAAGCCCGGTCGCTCGATCAACTGGCAGGCTATCATCGAGAAGTGATGGGTGTAGCCCTCCCCGGAGCAGGATTTAATGGCGCGGTCGGAGCTCCAGATACCCTCGACCCGGTACCTGAAGGACCAGAAGCGCACTGCGACGATGCCGATTTTGTCGACGTTCCGGGATACCCGCAGAGCCGGAAAGAGGCCAACACGAATCTCCAAAAATGTGTCGATCACCTACGAGCACGCTTCCGACAGGCATGGGTATCAGCAGAGATGCTTGTCGATGAAAGGCGAAGGATCCGGCCCGGGGAGGTCGAGCTGACGAATGCTTTTGGTGGAGACTGCAATTTTGCTTTCCCCTCCCTTCAGATCAATGTCTTTGCGCGAGCCAAGTGTAGCACTCTCGAAGGGTTTGGCCGCGCGTTACATGGTGTTCAAGACTTTTACTCCCACAGCAACTGGGCTGATGAAACCGACATAAGCAAACCTATCAGCGAGACCAACCCACCAGGGCTTGCCTTGCATGGCACCGCGAAGTTTTTGGACCTGAGGGCTTCTGGGCCGATACCAGACGATCAGATCCCTTACAACCTAACAACGGGTTGCTTCACGATACCAGACGGGACTCCTGGATCCGGAGACTGCGCTGGTCGGGTGACACATCATGCCCTAAACAAAGACCATGGTGTCATTCACCTAGATGGAACTTTTGGTGATGCGGGGCCCGGGTCTCCTCGGAGCGAGGCCATATCAAGGAACTTTGAGAACGCCGTACGTGTTGCGGTACAAAGTTCCAAGGAGACCTGGGCTGCGTTTCGCGAACACCTCAGGGAGCAGTACGGAACTGTGGCCGGCAATCTTATGATCTGTGCTCTGGTGCGCGATGATCCAATCAAGGATTGTCGCAAACGGATGGCTGTCATTGCCCTGGATGCCTCTAGCAGAAGCGGTGCTGTTGAGGCATCTGGCTTGCAAGTTCAGATTGCTCAAGAGTTCAAGTTGAAGTTATCTTCACATGGGCTGGACCGAATTGAGGTCATGGAGTTTGCCGAGGCCCCCAAGATTGTTCATCCTATGGGCTTCCCAGAGTCGGTGACCTTTAGTGAGCTGGATACTAAAGGAAGGACCAATATCGGCAACGCGCTTGACGTTGCCATTGACGATATCATCCAGTCACAGCCGGACACGTACACGGACAGAGGTGCCGTAGTGCTCCTGACGGCGGGCGCGGAACCCGAAAACACGAAAGAAAACCAGGAGCTGGCTGAATATGCCCTCGCCCAAGTTGAACGCGCTGCCAAAGAAGGTGTCCGCATCCACTTCGGTTGCATCAATCCACCACGGCCATTCAATGATGATCCGGATCGGTCTTGGCATGAATGTGCCCCCGGTCACTCGATCATCCCCGCTGTCCTCAAAACAGGCGGCACTTTTGCTTACATCAATCATGTTGCGGGGAGACCAGATCTCACACCGGCCCCGCACTTCATTAGCACCATCATGTCTCGTGGCCTAACCTCCACTGATGAGTATGAGCCCGAACTGACCCGAATCTACCCTGGAATCACCATTGCCGCCCTTCTCAGCGCCGAAGATTACCCCTCCAAATCCTTGTTCTACCCGGCCAGCCCGTCAGAAAGGATCAACATTACCATTCGCGACCGGGCTCTAGACGGCCAAGGCGTAGCcaacggtggaggtggctgcTTCTCCATCACACTCCGCGACCGAAAGCTCGACGATCTCAAGATAGCAGCCTATACCAGCTGTGGTACCGAGCCATTGATGCTGAACTACGAGGCGCTACAGGACGTTCatttgttggtggtggctgagCTGGGTGATCCGCATCACCCGCAGCAAGAGGGATCACCGAGCCCACAGGGCGTTGTGTTCACATTGGAGCTGAGCAGTAACATGCCGGCAAAGAATGAGACATCTACCATGACTACGTCGAGCGTGGTGAGCTCCAAGGCAACGCTTAAAATGACAGAGGAGGCTGGAATCAAGACCGAGGAGTTCTTGACAAGTGAGACGGTTGAagtgtttgaggaggcggcgaCGGTGAATGGGACTGCGTCGACGACGTCGGAGGGGAGCCATACGGTCagtgggggtgatggggtaACTGGGAGTGCAATGCCAGCTCAAGAAGCGATGGTGACTGGCAAGGAAAGTATGGCTGGTATGGAGGATGTATATGTGACGACGATAGCTGGGAATTTTAGCCGGGAGGATGCGGATGATATTCCGGACCTGAGGTAG